A window of the Sardina pilchardus chromosome 21, fSarPil1.1, whole genome shotgun sequence genome harbors these coding sequences:
- the rpl36a gene encoding large ribosomal subunit protein eL42, whose product MVNVPKTRRTYCKKCKKHQPHKVTQYKKGKDSLYAQGKRRYDRKQSGYGGQTKPIFRKKAKTTKKIVLRLECVEPNCRSKRMLAIKRCKHFELGGDKKRKGQVIQF is encoded by the exons ATG GTGAATGTCCCGAAAACGCGCAGGACTTACTGCAAGAAATGCAAGAAGCACCAGCCTCATAAGGTTACCCAGTACAAGAAGGGCAAGGATTCCCTCTACGCCCAGG GGAAAAGGAGGTATGACCGTAAGCAGAGTGGTTACGGTGGCCAGACCAAGCCCATTTTCAGGAAGAAG GCTAAAACTACAAAGAAGATTGTGTTGAGGCTTGAGTGTGTGGAGCCCAATTGCCGTTCGAAGAGAATGCTGGCCATCAAAAGATGCAAGCACTTTGAGCTTGGTGGAGACAAGAAGAGAAAG GGCCAGGTCATCCAGTTCTAG